Proteins encoded together in one Halorubellus sp. JP-L1 window:
- a CDS encoding phosphoribosyltransferase, whose amino-acid sequence MSDLPEDFKCTITNWEYIYSLCRDVSNDVKRDEFEPDVVVALARGGWFAGRCICDFLGLDDLASLKMEHYVGTAEKADEPQVRYPMPEGSVEGKDVLIIDDIADTGGSIRRAEEYVTERDAGEVRTATLQLLDTSEFEPDYVGENLEEWAWMVYPWNFIEDMIDVISGVMERADEDAFSKADVRHYLSEYHDVERIEMEIAQPNRLSEVLTEMERRGVVEHAAPGSWQLAD is encoded by the coding sequence ATGAGCGACCTGCCGGAGGACTTCAAGTGCACCATCACCAACTGGGAGTACATCTACTCGCTGTGCCGGGACGTCTCGAACGACGTCAAGCGCGACGAGTTCGAACCGGACGTCGTCGTCGCGCTCGCACGCGGCGGCTGGTTCGCGGGGCGCTGCATCTGTGACTTCCTCGGGCTCGACGACCTGGCGAGCCTGAAGATGGAGCACTACGTCGGGACCGCCGAGAAAGCCGACGAACCGCAGGTCCGCTATCCGATGCCGGAGGGCTCGGTCGAAGGAAAGGACGTCCTCATCATCGACGACATCGCGGACACCGGCGGGTCCATCCGGCGCGCCGAAGAGTACGTGACCGAGCGCGACGCGGGCGAGGTGCGGACGGCGACGCTCCAGCTCCTCGACACGAGCGAGTTCGAGCCCGACTACGTCGGCGAGAACCTCGAGGAGTGGGCGTGGATGGTGTATCCCTGGAACTTCATCGAGGACATGATCGACGTTATCTCGGGCGTGATGGAGCGCGCGGACGAGGACGCGTTCTCGAAGGCGGACGTCCGGCACTACCTCTCGGAGTACCACGACGTCGAACGCATCGAGATGGAGATCGCGCAACCGAACCGCCTGAGCGAGGTGCTCACGGAGATGGAGCGCCGCGGCGTCGTCGAGCACGCCGCCCCTGGGTCGTGGCAACTCGCCGACTGA
- a CDS encoding ATPase, T2SS/T4P/T4SS family, giving the protein MFDRRDDCACTTSIEGGALCVDGSDCDGDALCVDGSDCDGDGDLVANEGCRATVVAACRDRTVDAVRVRARGFERRYGDRAVALFVAAGRFLARLGDASDPLAERVRRDPLGAAESARARAPPVSEWAAESGLLVAAEGIAGYDALAVHEGPVVAPVRVRLTPPADWTAEETRSLSTGGVATRYRDDRGRPRYHLRPAWASLDDAGRDAFRRAYERVAAGDYGGTARARRRAVDAVTDGDADSDPDSDRNSRVVDVLRRQTAGDGVLEDAFADPAVTDVYAPSDDDGPALRVGLGEDGSVPTNCRVTVDGASALASRVRAESGRAFSRATPTVDAATTVGETPVRVAGVRDPVADGVGFAFRRGGEDAFTLPALVANDTVPAEAAALLSLATTRAAATLVAGARGAGKTTLLGALCFELDATTRAVLVEDTPELPVEALRADDRDVQGLQTSERGDALSAADALRTALRLGEGALVVGEVRGEEAQVLYEAMRVGASSDAVLGTIHGDGARAVRERVVEDLGVSASSFAATDCVVTCRRVTVDGSVERRVARIEEVVGAGDDATFRSLYELDDDGRLRATSRIARGNSALVADLATPTEDYAAVRDALADREALLADRARAGRLDPGAWSA; this is encoded by the coding sequence ATGTTCGACCGACGCGACGACTGTGCGTGCACGACGAGCATCGAGGGCGGCGCGCTCTGCGTCGACGGAAGCGACTGCGATGGTGACGCGCTCTGCGTCGACGGAAGCGACTGCGATGGTGACGGCGACCTCGTCGCGAACGAGGGCTGTCGCGCGACCGTCGTCGCCGCGTGCCGCGACCGCACCGTGGACGCCGTCAGGGTGCGCGCGCGTGGGTTCGAGCGTCGGTACGGCGACCGCGCGGTCGCGCTGTTCGTCGCTGCCGGTCGATTCCTCGCTCGACTCGGCGACGCCTCTGACCCGCTCGCGGAGCGCGTCCGTCGCGACCCGCTCGGGGCGGCCGAGAGCGCTCGCGCTCGCGCTCCGCCGGTCTCGGAGTGGGCGGCCGAATCCGGGCTCCTCGTTGCGGCCGAAGGCATCGCCGGTTACGACGCGCTCGCCGTCCACGAGGGCCCCGTCGTCGCACCGGTCCGCGTCCGCCTGACTCCGCCCGCCGACTGGACCGCCGAAGAGACACGGAGCCTCTCGACGGGCGGCGTGGCGACGCGGTACCGCGACGACCGCGGTCGGCCGCGCTACCACCTCCGGCCGGCGTGGGCGTCGCTCGACGACGCGGGCCGGGACGCGTTCCGGCGGGCGTACGAGCGCGTCGCCGCCGGCGACTACGGCGGCACGGCTCGCGCCCGCCGGCGCGCGGTGGACGCCGTTACGGACGGCGACGCGGATTCGGACCCGGACTCGGACCGGAACTCGCGCGTCGTCGACGTGCTCCGTCGACAGACCGCGGGCGACGGCGTCCTCGAGGACGCGTTCGCCGACCCCGCGGTGACGGACGTGTACGCGCCGAGCGACGACGACGGCCCGGCGCTGCGCGTTGGCCTCGGCGAGGACGGGTCGGTACCGACGAATTGCCGGGTGACGGTCGACGGCGCGAGCGCGCTCGCGTCGCGGGTCCGCGCGGAGAGCGGGCGGGCGTTCTCGCGAGCGACGCCGACGGTGGACGCGGCGACGACCGTCGGCGAGACCCCCGTACGCGTCGCTGGCGTTCGCGACCCGGTCGCGGACGGCGTCGGGTTCGCGTTCCGTCGCGGCGGCGAGGACGCGTTCACGCTCCCGGCGCTCGTCGCGAACGACACCGTGCCGGCCGAGGCGGCGGCGCTCCTGTCGCTCGCGACGACCAGGGCCGCGGCGACGCTCGTCGCCGGCGCTCGCGGCGCGGGGAAGACGACGCTCCTGGGCGCGCTCTGCTTCGAGCTCGACGCGACGACGCGTGCAGTCCTCGTCGAGGATACGCCCGAACTCCCGGTCGAAGCGCTCCGCGCGGACGACCGCGACGTCCAGGGGTTGCAGACGAGCGAACGCGGCGACGCGCTCTCCGCCGCGGACGCGCTCCGGACGGCGCTCCGCCTCGGGGAGGGCGCGCTCGTCGTCGGCGAGGTCCGCGGCGAGGAGGCCCAGGTGCTCTACGAGGCGATGCGCGTCGGCGCGAGCAGCGACGCCGTCCTCGGGACGATCCACGGGGACGGCGCGAGAGCGGTGCGCGAGCGCGTGGTCGAGGACCTCGGCGTGTCGGCGTCGTCGTTCGCCGCGACGGACTGCGTGGTGACGTGCCGGCGCGTGACGGTCGACGGGAGCGTCGAGCGGCGCGTCGCTCGCATCGAGGAGGTCGTCGGCGCGGGCGACGACGCGACGTTCCGCTCGCTATACGAACTCGACGACGACGGCCGCTTGCGGGCGACGAGCCGCATCGCTCGCGGGAACAGCGCGCTCGTCGCGGATCTGGCGACGCCGACGGAGGACTACGCGGCCGTCCGGGATGCGCTCGCGGACCGCGAGGCGCTGCTCGCCGACCGGGCGAGGGCGGGGCGACTCGACCCCGGAGCGTGGTCGGCGTGA
- a CDS encoding MFS transporter, whose protein sequence is MASTFFIGFGGGVIYPILPNLGEVLGFSPFLVGLILSANRFSRLFANAPAGALVDRIGTRTPFVVGMLVQGFATFGYVVAMLAPFPEGWFMLARILWGVGSALVFATAYTIAADVSDADSRGANMGLIRGGVLFGFPTGVVVGGIVSELAGTVTAFVVATAFAFIASAVAYATVPETHVDPGQGTSAKPWDVDTSLPALTVGLVNFAVLFVYIGALFATLVLFLDENTLHVLGFDAQGSSGIFMGITVVAAGLSMYVGGYVSDRRGSRVPTLLVFLAATAIGFVLLAAADSVATLAVACVCVGVGQGGTSGPLMALLADLVPEERMGRAVGTNNVFGDIGGGFGPIVTLPLVDVVGFGPIYLACAALPAAAAVVLLGGVYRETGQFVPRVGA, encoded by the coding sequence ATCGCGAGCACGTTCTTCATCGGGTTCGGCGGCGGCGTCATCTACCCGATCCTCCCGAACCTCGGCGAAGTCCTCGGGTTCTCGCCGTTCCTCGTCGGCCTCATCTTGAGCGCGAACCGGTTCTCGCGGCTGTTCGCGAACGCACCCGCGGGCGCGCTCGTCGACCGGATCGGGACGCGGACGCCGTTCGTCGTCGGGATGCTCGTCCAGGGGTTCGCGACGTTCGGGTACGTCGTCGCGATGCTCGCCCCGTTCCCCGAGGGCTGGTTCATGCTCGCACGCATTCTCTGGGGCGTCGGGAGCGCGCTCGTGTTCGCGACCGCGTACACGATCGCCGCCGACGTCAGCGACGCCGACTCCCGCGGCGCGAACATGGGGCTCATCCGCGGCGGCGTCCTGTTCGGATTCCCGACGGGCGTCGTCGTCGGCGGCATCGTGAGCGAGCTCGCGGGGACCGTCACCGCGTTCGTCGTCGCCACCGCGTTCGCGTTCATCGCGAGTGCCGTCGCGTACGCGACCGTCCCCGAGACCCACGTCGATCCCGGCCAGGGGACGTCCGCGAAACCCTGGGACGTCGACACGAGCCTCCCCGCACTCACGGTCGGGCTCGTGAACTTCGCCGTCCTCTTCGTCTACATCGGCGCGCTGTTCGCGACGCTCGTCCTCTTCCTCGACGAGAACACCCTCCACGTCCTCGGGTTCGACGCACAGGGCTCCTCGGGCATCTTCATGGGTATCACCGTCGTCGCCGCGGGTCTCTCGATGTACGTCGGCGGGTACGTCAGCGACCGCCGGGGCTCCCGCGTCCCGACTCTCCTCGTCTTCCTCGCCGCGACCGCGATCGGGTTCGTGCTGCTCGCCGCAGCCGATTCGGTCGCGACGCTCGCCGTCGCCTGCGTCTGCGTCGGCGTCGGCCAGGGCGGCACGAGCGGCCCGCTCATGGCGCTCCTCGCCGACCTCGTCCCCGAAGAGCGCATGGGACGCGCCGTCGGCACGAACAACGTCTTCGGCGACATCGGCGGTGGCTTCGGCCCGATCGTCACGCTCCCGCTCGTCGACGTCGTCGGATTCGGCCCCATCTACCTCGCCTGCGCCGCACTCCCCGCGGCCGCGGCGGTCGTCCTCCTCGGCGGCGTCTACCGCGAGACCGGACAGTTCGTCCCGCGCGTCGGCGCCTGA
- the mtnP gene encoding S-methyl-5'-thioadenosine phosphorylase — protein MSIGIIGGSGIYEALPLENVEKRSVTTPFGDPSDDLTVGELHGKEVVFLPRHGPDHQHTPTNAPYRANVYALKAAGVDRVISTNAVGSLREDLPPRSLLVPDQIFDRTSHREHTFFGDGMVVHMGFADPYDPALKSHLAEAAERADHDADVEEDGTYVCIEGPQYSTRAESEFYREQGWDVVGMTAVPEAKLAREAELAYATVTGVTDYDVWKQDNEVTLQEVLENAEANQESINAVVEEAVRTMPEDFESDAWSALEGTINTPTEAIPSETRERVELLADDYL, from the coding sequence ATGTCCATCGGCATCATCGGCGGCAGCGGCATCTACGAGGCGCTGCCCCTGGAGAACGTCGAGAAGCGGAGCGTGACCACGCCGTTCGGCGACCCGAGCGACGACCTGACAGTCGGGGAACTCCACGGGAAGGAAGTCGTCTTCCTGCCGCGGCACGGTCCCGACCACCAGCATACGCCGACGAACGCGCCGTACCGGGCGAACGTCTACGCGCTGAAGGCCGCTGGCGTCGACCGCGTCATTTCGACGAACGCCGTCGGGAGTCTCCGCGAGGACCTGCCGCCGCGGAGCCTCCTGGTCCCCGACCAGATTTTCGACCGGACGAGTCACCGCGAGCACACGTTCTTCGGTGACGGCATGGTCGTCCACATGGGGTTCGCGGACCCCTACGATCCCGCACTCAAGTCCCACCTCGCGGAGGCCGCCGAGCGCGCGGACCACGACGCCGACGTCGAGGAGGACGGGACGTACGTCTGCATCGAGGGCCCGCAGTACTCGACGCGCGCCGAGAGCGAGTTCTACCGCGAGCAGGGCTGGGACGTCGTCGGCATGACTGCCGTTCCGGAGGCGAAGCTCGCTCGCGAGGCCGAACTCGCGTACGCGACCGTCACCGGCGTCACCGACTACGACGTCTGGAAGCAGGACAACGAGGTCACGCTCCAGGAGGTCCTGGAGAACGCGGAGGCGAACCAGGAGTCGATCAACGCGGTCGTCGAGGAGGCCGTTCGGACGATGCCGGAGGACTTCGAGAGCGACGCCTGGTCGGCGCTCGAGGGCACGATCAACACGCCGACCGAGGCGATCCCGAGCGAGACGCGCGAGCGCGTCGAGTTGCTCGCTGACGACTACCTCTAG
- a CDS encoding glycosyl transferase family 2: protein MEYVQERVTTLHDYGDADPVAPTERAAVVVPMTEREYAGLAPERTLSALEAVDPARVVVPLSASSERVADFHDWLDSFDLDVDLLWCSSPEVEDALAEHGLGGPAGKGRDVWLALGYAADAAEFVVCHDADAKTYSERHVPKLLAPLGDEYAFAKGYYARVENRQLYGRLFRLFVRPLVRALDDATDHAFVDYLGAFRYALAGEFAMDADLAREVRAQREFGLEVGTLADAYAHAGFERSAQVDLGRHEHDHRAVTGPTGLSDMSEQVGRALFNALADHGVDVDYTALRDAYRDTADALVDQYAADAAFNDFDYDAPGERDQVEAYAPAVRPPDRDDRLPAWHDVDLHPETILDASHRALQRVTD from the coding sequence ATGGAGTACGTGCAGGAGCGCGTGACGACCCTCCACGACTACGGGGACGCCGATCCGGTCGCGCCGACGGAGCGCGCGGCGGTCGTGGTGCCGATGACCGAGCGCGAGTACGCGGGCCTGGCGCCCGAGCGAACGCTCTCGGCGCTCGAGGCGGTCGACCCGGCGCGCGTCGTCGTGCCACTGTCGGCCTCGTCCGAGCGCGTCGCGGACTTCCACGACTGGCTCGATTCGTTCGACCTGGACGTCGACCTCCTCTGGTGCTCGAGTCCGGAGGTCGAGGACGCGCTCGCCGAGCACGGCCTCGGCGGGCCCGCGGGGAAGGGACGGGACGTCTGGCTCGCGCTCGGGTACGCCGCGGACGCCGCCGAGTTCGTGGTGTGCCACGACGCGGACGCGAAGACGTACAGCGAGCGCCACGTCCCGAAACTGCTCGCGCCGCTCGGCGACGAGTACGCGTTCGCGAAGGGCTACTACGCTCGCGTCGAGAACCGCCAGCTGTACGGGCGACTGTTCCGGCTGTTCGTCCGCCCGCTCGTTCGCGCGCTCGACGACGCGACCGACCACGCGTTCGTCGACTACCTCGGCGCGTTCCGGTACGCGCTCGCCGGCGAGTTCGCCATGGACGCCGACCTCGCACGCGAAGTCCGCGCGCAACGCGAGTTCGGGCTCGAGGTCGGGACGCTCGCCGACGCCTACGCCCACGCCGGCTTCGAACGCAGCGCGCAGGTCGACCTCGGCCGGCACGAGCACGACCACCGCGCCGTCACCGGCCCCACCGGCCTCTCCGACATGAGCGAGCAAGTCGGGCGCGCGCTGTTCAACGCCCTCGCCGACCACGGCGTCGACGTGGACTACACCGCGCTCCGCGACGCCTACCGCGACACCGCAGACGCACTCGTCGACCAGTACGCCGCCGACGCCGCCTTCAACGACTTCGACTACGACGCACCCGGCGAACGCGACCAAGTCGAAGCGTACGCACCCGCCGTACGGCCCCCCGACCGCGACGACCGCCTCCCAGCGTGGCACGACGTCGACCTCCACCCCGAAACCATCCTCGACGCCAGCCACCGCGCGCTTCAACGCGTCACCGACTGA
- a CDS encoding MFS transporter — MVFLVNFPRVAFAPMLDTLAAAFDVTSQGKVGLIATLVWLGSALPRIPTGWVLTRVPRHRVILATGVVLAVAATFTTFAWSLPSVYVGSLLMGLASGAYFMAANPLVSELFPERVGRAVGIHGTASQTAAVAAPLFVGAVLAAAWLVVPFARWRLVFAFIAALAAATTTVFYVVSRRVDLPDAGDADRDLFAAARAQWPLILAGVVFLGFTGFVWNGVFNFYVQYLDVVKDVPRSTGRVLLTVLFAAGVPAFWATGRLMDRLPHVSVILAVLAGIATMLAVLTVTSGLYALVAVSVVFGFVVHASFPAMDVYLLDALPDEHRSSAYALYSGVMMIGQATGSVAVGTMRDLAIPFTAIFQGFALALGGLVLALVALHAVGRLPTSARAVR; from the coding sequence ATGGTGTTCCTCGTGAACTTCCCGCGCGTCGCGTTCGCGCCGATGCTCGACACGCTCGCCGCCGCGTTCGACGTCACGTCCCAGGGAAAGGTCGGCCTCATCGCGACGCTCGTCTGGCTCGGGAGCGCGCTCCCGCGGATCCCGACCGGGTGGGTGCTGACGCGCGTCCCGCGGCATCGCGTCATCCTCGCGACCGGCGTCGTCCTCGCGGTCGCGGCGACGTTCACGACGTTCGCGTGGTCGCTTCCGTCCGTGTACGTCGGCTCGCTCCTCATGGGGCTCGCCAGCGGCGCGTACTTCATGGCCGCGAACCCGCTCGTCAGCGAGCTGTTCCCCGAGCGCGTCGGGCGCGCGGTCGGCATCCACGGCACCGCCAGTCAGACCGCGGCCGTCGCCGCCCCGCTGTTCGTCGGTGCAGTCCTCGCCGCCGCGTGGCTCGTCGTCCCGTTCGCGCGCTGGCGGCTCGTGTTCGCGTTCATCGCCGCGCTCGCCGCCGCTACGACCACCGTCTTCTACGTCGTCTCGCGCCGCGTCGACCTGCCGGACGCCGGGGACGCCGACCGAGACCTGTTCGCGGCCGCACGCGCACAGTGGCCGCTGATCCTCGCGGGCGTCGTCTTCCTCGGGTTCACGGGGTTCGTCTGGAACGGCGTCTTCAACTTCTACGTCCAGTACCTCGACGTCGTCAAGGACGTCCCCCGGTCGACCGGGCGCGTGCTCCTCACCGTCCTGTTCGCGGCGGGCGTCCCCGCGTTCTGGGCGACCGGCCGCCTCATGGACCGCCTCCCGCACGTCTCCGTCATCCTCGCCGTCCTCGCGGGCATCGCAACGATGCTCGCGGTACTCACGGTCACCTCGGGGCTGTACGCGCTCGTCGCGGTGTCGGTCGTCTTCGGGTTCGTCGTCCACGCTTCGTTCCCCGCGATGGACGTCTACCTCCTGGACGCACTCCCCGACGAGCACCGCTCGAGTGCGTACGCGCTCTACTCTGGCGTCATGATGATCGGGCAGGCGACGGGGAGCGTCGCCGTCGGCACGATGCGAGACCTTGCCATCCCGTTCACGGCCATCTTCCAGGGGTTCGCGCTCGCACTCGGCGGTCTCGTCCTCGCGCTCGTCGCGCTGCACGCCGTCGGGCGACTGCCGACGAGCGCGCGCGCCGTCCGCTGA
- a CDS encoding DUF5791 family protein, with protein sequence MFHDQRHDVDGLTVADLRAEYAQDLAAVVDEHGVDAVVDATDLDRDVVARVGDADLPADFTLSDAASVLSLRDGVADPDTVVEIACDHLLLGMTTGVMDVDAVASELAIDLDAKEVQQKIERRAPMTFDEFVHVQHVIASRQR encoded by the coding sequence ATGTTCCACGACCAGCGCCACGACGTCGACGGCCTCACGGTCGCCGACCTCCGCGCCGAGTACGCCCAAGACCTCGCCGCCGTCGTCGACGAGCACGGCGTCGACGCCGTGGTCGACGCCACCGACCTCGACCGCGACGTCGTCGCGCGCGTCGGCGACGCCGACCTCCCCGCGGACTTCACGCTCTCGGACGCCGCGAGCGTCCTCTCGCTCCGCGACGGCGTCGCCGACCCCGACACCGTCGTCGAGATCGCGTGCGACCACCTCCTCCTCGGGATGACGACCGGCGTCATGGACGTCGACGCGGTCGCGAGCGAGCTCGCGATCGACCTCGACGCGAAGGAGGTCCAGCAGAAGATCGAGCGCCGCGCACCGATGACGTTCGACGAGTTCGTCCACGTCCAGCACGTCATCGCCAGCCGGCAGCGGTAA
- a CDS encoding HVO_0758 family zinc finger protein, which produces MKSVRKALRDGSLYKDTYERLNCSDCEKKLGSKNDPDEIGTVRVCEECGGEWKEL; this is translated from the coding sequence ATGAAATCGGTCAGGAAGGCACTCCGCGACGGGTCGCTGTACAAGGACACGTACGAGCGACTGAACTGTAGCGACTGCGAGAAGAAGCTCGGGTCGAAGAACGACCCGGACGAGATCGGGACGGTCCGGGTCTGCGAGGAGTGCGGCGGCGAGTGGAAGGAACTCTGA
- a CDS encoding aldo/keto reductase encodes MVTATASWDYRDRHTDAFGRTYFRRFGDGVVSSVGLGTYLGEPTDAVDDDYREAIAEAVESGVSVLDTARNYRAQRSERVVGEALADADVDREAVLVASKCGFVPFDGARPDDPGAYVREEFVEDGPLAREDLVAGQHAMTPAFVDHQLDRSLECLDLDVLDLYYLHNPEVQLAEHDRDAVYDAVEDAFVALEERVAAGDLRHYGVATWECFRVPRDHPKYLSLAEVVSRARSAADRAGNAATSFRAVQLPFNVLMADAFTEKSQSSADGDVSVLELANTAGLDVFTSASLMQGDLASADAIPDSVASKLDGDTPAQRAINFARSAPGVTSALVGASSPAHVAENVAAGTFDPLGADAFDATFE; translated from the coding sequence ATGGTTACAGCCACGGCGTCGTGGGACTACCGGGACCGTCACACGGACGCGTTCGGGCGGACGTACTTCCGGCGGTTCGGGGACGGCGTCGTCTCCAGCGTCGGCCTCGGGACGTACCTCGGCGAGCCGACGGACGCGGTCGACGACGACTATCGCGAGGCGATCGCCGAGGCCGTCGAGAGCGGCGTCAGCGTGCTCGACACCGCGCGGAACTATCGCGCGCAGCGCAGCGAGCGCGTCGTCGGGGAGGCGCTCGCGGACGCGGACGTCGACCGGGAGGCGGTGCTGGTCGCGTCGAAGTGCGGGTTCGTGCCGTTCGACGGCGCTCGCCCCGACGACCCCGGCGCGTACGTCCGCGAGGAGTTCGTCGAGGACGGGCCGCTGGCGCGCGAGGATCTCGTCGCCGGCCAGCACGCCATGACGCCCGCGTTCGTCGACCACCAGCTCGACCGGTCGCTCGAGTGCCTGGACCTCGACGTCCTCGACCTCTACTACCTCCACAATCCCGAGGTCCAGCTCGCCGAGCACGACCGCGATGCCGTGTACGACGCCGTCGAGGACGCGTTCGTCGCGCTGGAGGAACGCGTCGCCGCGGGCGACCTCCGGCACTACGGCGTCGCAACCTGGGAGTGCTTCCGCGTCCCGCGCGACCACCCGAAGTACCTCTCGCTCGCCGAAGTCGTCTCTCGCGCCCGGAGCGCGGCCGACCGCGCCGGGAACGCCGCGACGTCGTTCCGCGCCGTCCAACTGCCGTTCAACGTGCTGATGGCCGACGCGTTCACGGAGAAGAGCCAGTCGAGCGCGGACGGCGACGTCAGCGTCCTCGAACTCGCGAACACCGCGGGCCTGGACGTGTTCACGTCCGCGTCGCTCATGCAGGGCGACCTCGCCAGCGCGGACGCGATCCCGGATTCGGTCGCGTCGAAGCTCGACGGCGACACGCCCGCCCAGCGCGCCATCAACTTCGCGCGGTCCGCGCCCGGCGTCACGAGCGCGCTCGTCGGCGCGTCCTCGCCCGCGCACGTCGCGGAGAACGTCGCCGCCGGCACGTTCGATCCCCTCGGCGCGGACGCGTTCGACGCCACGTTCGAGTGA
- a CDS encoding bifunctional oligoribonuclease/PAP phosphatase NrnA, with product MGMRLQVSPPTDLPRPLGDDTGVAVVAAVVVVLATVGALAWWWKRRQHPARRLKRALAGTDDVSILMHPNPDPDAMACAMAAATIARSVDSTPVLQYPGSIRHQENRAFRTVLDLDLERIETRGDLHEDVVLVDHNLARGFQGAEGVDPIAVVDHHPGEGTGDVTDVRPEVGACSSMFVEYFQELDATVGADDDLSVSPELATGLVYGIQSDTNHLTKGCSEHEFEASAYLYPALNEDLLDRIANPQVPIEVLETKAKAIMNHEVEGSYAVCDLGDVPNVDAIPQAADELTHRESVSAVVVFGNYDGLVHVSGRSRDDRVHMGEALQAAIEGIPMAEAGGHARMGGGQLSLDHMNGIGPSDGVSRTEFSQRLFRAMEGDY from the coding sequence ATGGGAATGCGGTTGCAGGTGTCGCCGCCCACCGATCTCCCGCGTCCGCTGGGCGACGACACCGGGGTGGCTGTCGTCGCGGCCGTTGTCGTCGTGCTCGCGACGGTCGGGGCGCTCGCGTGGTGGTGGAAGCGACGCCAGCACCCGGCACGGCGCCTGAAGCGTGCACTCGCGGGGACGGACGACGTCTCGATCTTGATGCATCCGAACCCGGATCCGGACGCGATGGCGTGCGCGATGGCTGCCGCCACGATCGCTCGAAGCGTCGATTCGACGCCAGTCCTCCAGTACCCGGGGTCGATACGGCACCAGGAGAATCGCGCGTTCCGGACCGTCCTCGACCTCGACCTGGAGCGCATCGAGACGCGCGGCGACCTCCACGAGGACGTCGTCCTCGTCGACCACAACCTGGCGCGCGGGTTCCAGGGCGCGGAGGGCGTCGACCCGATCGCGGTCGTCGACCATCACCCCGGCGAAGGCACCGGTGACGTCACGGACGTCCGCCCGGAGGTCGGCGCGTGCTCGTCGATGTTCGTCGAGTACTTCCAGGAGCTCGATGCGACCGTCGGCGCGGACGACGACCTCTCCGTGTCGCCGGAGCTCGCGACCGGGCTCGTGTACGGCATACAGTCGGACACGAACCACCTCACGAAGGGGTGCTCGGAGCACGAGTTCGAGGCGAGCGCGTACCTGTATCCCGCGCTGAACGAGGACCTCCTGGATCGGATCGCGAACCCGCAGGTCCCGATCGAGGTCCTGGAGACGAAGGCGAAGGCGATCATGAACCACGAGGTCGAGGGGTCGTACGCGGTCTGCGACCTCGGTGACGTTCCGAACGTCGACGCGATCCCGCAGGCGGCGGACGAACTCACGCACCGGGAGAGCGTGAGTGCCGTCGTCGTGTTCGGGAACTACGACGGCCTCGTTCACGTGTCCGGGCGGTCTCGCGACGACCGCGTCCACATGGGCGAGGCGTTGCAGGCCGCGATCGAGGGGATTCCGATGGCCGAAGCCGGCGGGCACGCTCGAATGGGTGGCGGGCAACTCTCGCTCGACCACATGAACGGGATCGGGCCGAGCGACGGCGTGAGTCGAACGGAGTTCTCGCAGCGACTGTTCCGGGCGATGGAGGGCGACTACTGA
- a CDS encoding NAD-dependent epimerase/dehydratase family protein has protein sequence MRIVVLGCGYVGIELGRQLVDRGHDVVGVRRSTGGVDAIEHAGFDGVRGDLTDPDDVADLPDADALVFAASSGGRGADAAREVYVDGLQTALGEYATREDAPRRIVYTSSTGVFGDHDGDWVDETTPIGPTTAKTRVLASAEAVALAADRLYGIDGTVARFAGLYGPDRYRLSRYVDGPVTEGYLNMVHRDDAAGAVRYLLETDRGRGDVVHVADDEPVAKWTFADWLADECGESAPEKVTTSERLADGDLSAAAERRIRAEKRVDNARLRDLGYEFRFPTFREGYERAVDDYRHGDA, from the coding sequence ATGCGAATCGTCGTCCTCGGCTGTGGCTACGTCGGCATCGAACTCGGTCGACAGCTCGTCGACCGCGGGCACGACGTCGTCGGCGTCCGGCGGTCGACCGGCGGCGTCGACGCCATCGAGCACGCGGGGTTCGACGGCGTCCGCGGGGACCTGACGGACCCGGACGACGTCGCGGACCTCCCGGACGCGGACGCGCTCGTGTTCGCCGCGTCCTCCGGCGGTCGCGGCGCCGACGCCGCGCGCGAGGTGTACGTCGACGGCCTGCAGACCGCGCTCGGCGAGTACGCAACGCGCGAGGACGCCCCGCGGCGAATCGTCTACACGTCCAGTACGGGCGTGTTCGGCGACCACGACGGCGACTGGGTGGACGAGACGACGCCGATCGGGCCGACGACGGCGAAGACGCGCGTCCTCGCGAGCGCCGAAGCGGTCGCGCTCGCCGCCGACCGCCTCTACGGCATCGACGGCACGGTCGCGCGGTTCGCCGGCCTCTACGGTCCCGACCGCTATCGGCTGTCGCGGTACGTCGACGGCCCCGTCACCGAGGGGTACCTGAACATGGTGCATCGGGACGACGCCGCCGGCGCCGTCCGGTACCTCCTCGAGACCGACCGCGGTCGCGGCGACGTCGTCCACGTCGCAGACGACGAACCGGTCGCGAAGTGGACGTTCGCGGACTGGCTCGCCGACGAGTGCGGGGAGTCGGCGCCGGAGAAGGTGACGACGAGCGAGCGCCTCGCCGACGGCGACCTGTCGGCGGCCGCCGAGCGCCGCATCCGCGCGGAGAAGCGCGTCGACAACGCGCGCCTCCGCGACCTCGGGTACGAGTTCCGGTTCCCGACGTTCCGCGAAGGGTACGAACGCGCCGTCGACGATTACCGCCACGGCGACGCCTGA